One part of the Bacteroidales bacterium genome encodes these proteins:
- a CDS encoding putative toxin-antitoxin system toxin component, PIN family gives MRKLILDTNIIVSALISNSIPTKILYELVLTQKVKTCLSEEIFAEYVEVMNREKFTKYTNFKLKTDIVLNKLREISKFYKTDRKIEILTDTSDNKFLELAAVSSADYLITGNILDFHLTEFEYTRIMTPREYWDYFDPKK, from the coding sequence ATGCGAAAACTCATTCTTGATACAAACATTATTGTCTCAGCTCTGATTTCAAACTCTATCCCGACAAAAATTTTATATGAATTGGTGTTAACCCAAAAGGTAAAAACTTGTCTTTCAGAAGAAATATTCGCAGAGTATGTGGAAGTGATGAATAGGGAAAAATTCACCAAATACACCAACTTCAAGTTAAAAACGGATATTGTGTTAAACAAGCTTCGTGAAATATCAAAATTTTACAAAACAGACCGAAAGATTGAAATTTTAACTGATACAAGTGATAACAAATTTTTGGAGCTGGCTGCCGTAAGTTCAGCAGACTATTTAATCACGGGGAACATACTTGATTTTCATCTAACAGAATTTGAATACACCAGGATAATGACACCGAGAGAATACTGGGATTACTTTGACCCGAAAAAATAG
- a CDS encoding ASCH domain-containing protein, whose amino-acid sequence MKMDKKNVLHLTLRKEPFDDIRSGEKTAEYREYKSHWIKRLMNDDGSFKTYDLIFFKNGYQSAAPQMLVEFKGIKIINDSDWGKMFEIKLGKVVGEENIRG is encoded by the coding sequence ATGAAAATGGACAAAAAAAATGTTTTGCATCTAACCTTACGCAAGGAGCCTTTCGACGACATCAGGAGTGGCGAGAAAACCGCTGAATACCGCGAATACAAAAGCCACTGGATAAAGCGCCTGATGAATGATGATGGCAGTTTTAAAACCTACGACCTGATATTTTTCAAAAATGGCTACCAATCCGCCGCACCCCAAATGCTTGTTGAGTTTAAAGGAATCAAAATCATTAATGATTCGGATTGGGGAAAAATGTTTGAAATAAAACTGGGGAAAGTTGTGGGGGAAGAGAATATTCGTGGATGA
- a CDS encoding DEAD/DEAH box helicase, protein MDKLGIQELNQMQQDAHKAIRTHSEIVLLSPTGTGKTLGFLLPIIADLDPDCKEVQVLILVPSRELAIQIEQVTREMGSGFKTNAVYGGRVGSKDKIDLAHPPAILIGTPGRIADHMRRQTVSTKRIKTLVLDEFDKSLEVGFEKEMMEIVEALPAVEKKILTSATQNIEIPEFVGIKNAERLDYLHEAPKLLTIKTIISPSKDKLNTLVKLLAFVGDASGIVFCNFKETIQYVSDFLNENHIPHACFYGGLEQIDRERALIKFRNGTHRLLVATDLAARGIDVPEMDFIIHYQLPPKEREFIHRNGRTARMHSNGTAYVLKWENEDLPDFIKGSEEQEIKAIYAPVKSKWATLFVSGGKKDKISKGDIAGLFFKLGNLDKDELGTIELKQDCAFVAVPATKSAELIKQLNNSKLKKKKVRVSLLE, encoded by the coding sequence TTGGATAAATTGGGAATCCAGGAGCTCAATCAGATGCAGCAGGATGCGCACAAAGCCATCCGAACACATTCCGAGATAGTGCTTTTATCACCCACGGGAACGGGAAAAACCCTGGGTTTCCTCTTGCCCATTATTGCCGATCTCGATCCTGACTGCAAGGAAGTCCAGGTTTTGATTTTAGTCCCTTCACGCGAATTAGCCATCCAGATAGAGCAAGTTACACGTGAAATGGGAAGCGGTTTTAAAACCAATGCTGTGTATGGTGGAAGGGTCGGATCGAAGGATAAAATTGATCTGGCGCACCCTCCGGCTATTTTAATTGGAACTCCGGGTAGAATTGCCGATCACATGCGGCGACAAACCGTTTCGACGAAAAGAATAAAAACTTTGGTGTTGGATGAGTTTGATAAATCCCTGGAAGTGGGCTTTGAAAAAGAGATGATGGAAATCGTTGAAGCCTTACCAGCTGTCGAAAAAAAGATCCTCACCTCTGCTACCCAAAACATTGAAATACCTGAATTTGTCGGGATCAAAAATGCCGAAAGGTTGGATTACCTGCATGAGGCTCCAAAACTACTCACCATCAAAACCATTATTTCTCCATCAAAAGATAAGTTGAATACCCTTGTGAAATTGCTGGCATTCGTTGGTGATGCAAGCGGAATTGTATTTTGTAATTTCAAGGAAACCATTCAATATGTGAGCGACTTTCTCAACGAAAATCACATCCCCCATGCTTGTTTTTATGGCGGGCTTGAGCAAATTGATCGCGAACGCGCATTGATAAAATTCAGAAACGGCACCCATCGTTTATTGGTCGCCACCGATCTGGCTGCCCGGGGCATCGATGTCCCCGAAATGGATTTCATCATCCATTATCAGCTTCCACCAAAGGAGCGTGAATTTATACACCGCAACGGACGAACAGCAAGGATGCACAGCAATGGCACCGCCTACGTTTTGAAATGGGAAAATGAAGATCTACCTGATTTCATCAAAGGATCGGAAGAGCAAGAAATTAAAGCCATATATGCACCGGTTAAAAGTAAATGGGCAACGCTTTTCGTTTCGGGTGGTAAGAAGGATAAGATTTCCAAAGGCGACATTGCTGGATTGTTTTTCAAGCTGGGAAATCTTGACAAGGACGAACTGGGAACCATCGAATTAAAACAGGATTGTGCTTTCGTAGCGGTACCTGCCACAAAATCGGCTGAATTGATTAAACAGTTAAACAACAGCAAACTTAAAAAGAAAAAGGTGCGGGTAAGTTTGCTGGAATAA
- a CDS encoding KilA-N domain-containing protein, which produces MIRVAEKDYISLTDMANAKESVSRAADIIKNWLRNRYTLEFLGTWEQINNPEFKVVEFDHFKSQAGLPGFVLSASEWIN; this is translated from the coding sequence ATAATCCGGGTAGCGGAAAAGGATTACATCTCGCTTACCGACATGGCCAATGCAAAAGAGAGCGTAAGCCGGGCTGCCGACATTATCAAGAACTGGCTAAGAAATCGGTATACCCTTGAGTTTTTGGGTACCTGGGAGCAAATCAACAACCCAGAGTTTAAAGTGGTCGAATTCGACCACTTTAAATCCCAGGCTGGCCTACCAGGTTTTGTTTTGAGTGCTTCGGAATGGATAAATTAA
- a CDS encoding TaqI-like C-terminal specificity domain-containing protein, with amino-acid sequence MTLKQLKPRKALNKAFLKLKPNRADIDTFKKHLIQLLDRMNERESEEFHKNLVSDFLKETYYKERHFINTKGRNDLVIHNTNSATGSVGVIIEAKKPTNYSEMLTPANINVKAFQELVLYYMRERFDENNLEIRYLIATNINEWFVFDANLFEKCFAQNKDFVKQFNDFTAGRLAGKTTDFFYTEIAKPFIERLACEIEYTWFDIREYEEPLRNSDPADDNKLIALYKLLSPEHLLKLPFANDSNTLDKRFYGEMLHIIGLTETKEGSKKIIERSREGQRNAGSLLENAIMEIDSLDKIIRLEKPAQFGATMPERLFNVALELCITWMNRILFLKLLEAQLITYHRGDKSYSFLNLDRIQNYDDLNSLFFKVLARKFEDRNSAISAAFSKVPYLNSSLFEPTELEHTTLFISNLADDRQLPIYGATVLKDQQGKRRTGTLSTLEYLFAFLSAYDFASEGSEEIQEDNKTLINASVLGLIFEKINGYKDGSFFTPGFITMYMCHETIRRAVVQKFNEAKGWSCQTITEVYNRIDNTDEANQIVNSLKICDPAVGSGHFLVSALNEIIAVKNDLKILQNRDGKRLKEYHVEVENDELIVTDEEGVIFEYNPKSPESQRVQETLFHEKQTIIENCLFGVDINPNSVKICRLRLWIELLKNAYYKNPTELETLPNIDINIKCGNSLISRFAIDADLGQALKKSKWTIDSYRLAVATYRNAENKEQKREMRRLIADIKSDFRSEIARNDPKLKRLQKINGELFGLTNQTTLFEQSKKEKEAWNKKVNKLADAIKKLEAEIEAIKNNKIYEHSFEWRFEFPEVLNEAGDFTGFDVVIGNPPYVFARENFDEQYKKYYYENFKGIDYQINLYVLFVELTLNILQFKGHYSLIVPNSLLMVGSTSKIRKLIFEKGCIAEIVNFLGESFEGVSVETVAFFGAKGITEENINVSIGEQGQIKFSHHKKTNTVLKSPDLTLNVFSNDSADELLLKIKTNTNILDNLVEIKAGLQAYEVGKGNPKQTRDDVTNRIYDFDYKVDEKTFPYIEGKDVQRYYQGEHSSFLRYGDNLAASRNFEIFSSPKIIIREITSQHPHSIISCYSEDIVLFNRSNIAINRKVNSSIELKYILALINSTLMSYYFQINTAKAVRKLFPKIILTDLRQFPIKVISKKEQSPIINLVNSIQNIKKQNPQASTFDLETQIDQLVYQLYDLTEEEIKIVEESVS; translated from the coding sequence ATGACCCTAAAGCAGCTCAAACCCCGCAAGGCACTCAATAAAGCGTTTCTGAAATTAAAGCCTAACCGCGCCGATATCGATACGTTTAAGAAACATCTTATCCAACTGCTCGACAGGATGAACGAACGGGAGTCGGAGGAGTTTCATAAAAATCTGGTCTCCGATTTTCTCAAAGAGACCTACTACAAAGAGCGTCATTTTATTAATACAAAAGGCCGAAACGACCTGGTGATCCACAACACCAACAGCGCCACCGGCAGCGTGGGTGTGATAATAGAAGCCAAAAAGCCAACCAACTATTCGGAGATGCTCACCCCGGCCAACATCAACGTAAAAGCGTTTCAGGAGTTGGTGCTTTACTATATGCGCGAAAGATTTGACGAAAATAATCTGGAGATCCGCTACCTCATTGCCACCAACATCAACGAATGGTTCGTTTTTGATGCCAACCTTTTCGAGAAGTGTTTTGCACAAAACAAAGATTTCGTAAAGCAATTCAACGATTTTACCGCTGGCCGCCTTGCCGGGAAAACTACCGATTTTTTCTATACAGAAATAGCAAAGCCTTTTATCGAGCGCCTTGCCTGCGAAATAGAATACACCTGGTTCGACATTCGGGAGTACGAAGAACCCTTGCGCAACTCCGACCCCGCCGACGACAACAAACTCATCGCGCTCTACAAACTGCTTTCGCCCGAGCACCTGCTGAAGCTCCCTTTCGCCAACGACAGCAACACGCTCGACAAACGTTTTTACGGCGAGATGCTCCACATCATCGGGCTAACCGAAACCAAAGAGGGCAGCAAAAAGATCATCGAACGGAGCCGGGAGGGACAGCGCAACGCCGGCTCGCTGCTTGAAAACGCCATCATGGAAATCGACAGCCTCGACAAAATTATCCGTCTGGAAAAGCCCGCCCAGTTTGGCGCTACTATGCCCGAAAGGCTTTTCAACGTGGCGCTGGAGCTGTGCATCACGTGGATGAACCGCATCCTTTTCCTGAAACTCCTCGAGGCGCAGCTCATCACTTACCACCGGGGCGACAAGTCGTACAGCTTCCTGAATCTGGATAGAATCCAAAACTACGACGATCTCAACAGCCTTTTCTTCAAGGTGCTGGCAAGGAAGTTTGAAGATAGAAACAGCGCCATAAGCGCCGCATTCAGCAAAGTCCCCTACCTCAACAGCTCCCTTTTCGAACCCACCGAACTGGAGCACACCACGCTATTTATCAGCAACCTGGCCGACGACCGCCAACTGCCCATCTATGGCGCAACCGTGCTCAAAGACCAGCAGGGCAAACGCAGAACCGGTACGCTCTCCACGCTCGAATATCTGTTCGCGTTTTTGAGCGCCTACGACTTTGCCAGCGAAGGCTCCGAAGAGATTCAGGAGGACAACAAAACGCTCATCAACGCCTCCGTTCTCGGGCTTATTTTCGAAAAGATAAACGGCTACAAAGACGGCTCGTTCTTCACGCCCGGTTTCATCACCATGTACATGTGCCACGAAACCATACGCAGGGCGGTGGTGCAGAAATTCAACGAGGCCAAGGGCTGGAGCTGCCAAACGATTACCGAAGTTTACAACAGGATCGACAACACCGACGAGGCCAACCAGATTGTAAACAGCCTCAAAATTTGCGACCCGGCCGTTGGCTCCGGCCACTTCCTGGTTTCAGCGCTCAACGAGATCATCGCCGTAAAGAACGATTTGAAAATATTGCAAAACCGCGATGGCAAACGGCTCAAAGAGTACCATGTAGAAGTGGAAAACGACGAGCTGATTGTAACCGACGAGGAGGGCGTCATCTTTGAGTACAATCCCAAAAGCCCCGAGAGCCAGCGGGTGCAGGAAACGCTCTTCCACGAGAAACAAACCATCATCGAGAACTGCCTCTTCGGCGTGGACATAAATCCCAACTCCGTAAAAATATGCCGCCTGCGCCTGTGGATAGAACTGCTCAAAAACGCCTACTACAAAAACCCGACGGAGCTTGAAACCCTGCCCAACATCGACATCAACATAAAGTGCGGCAACTCGCTCATCAGCCGCTTTGCCATCGACGCCGACCTGGGGCAGGCGCTCAAAAAGAGCAAATGGACCATCGACAGCTACCGCCTGGCCGTGGCCACCTACCGAAACGCCGAAAACAAGGAACAGAAACGTGAGATGCGGCGGCTCATTGCCGACATCAAGAGCGACTTCCGCAGCGAGATAGCCCGCAACGACCCGAAGCTAAAACGGCTGCAAAAGATCAACGGCGAACTTTTTGGGCTCACCAACCAAACCACCCTTTTTGAGCAGAGCAAAAAGGAAAAGGAGGCGTGGAACAAAAAGGTAAACAAGCTGGCGGATGCGATAAAAAAGCTGGAAGCCGAAATAGAAGCAATCAAAAACAACAAAATCTACGAACACTCCTTCGAGTGGCGGTTTGAATTTCCGGAGGTGCTGAACGAGGCGGGGGATTTTACGGGGTTTGACGTGGTGATTGGCAATCCACCGTATGTGTTTGCAAGAGAAAATTTTGATGAGCAGTATAAGAAATATTATTACGAAAACTTTAAAGGCATTGACTATCAGATAAATCTTTATGTGCTTTTTGTAGAACTCACTTTAAACATTCTTCAATTTAAAGGACATTATAGTTTGATTGTTCCAAATTCACTTCTAATGGTTGGTTCAACATCAAAAATCAGAAAACTGATTTTTGAAAAAGGTTGTATTGCTGAAATTGTCAACTTTTTAGGTGAGTCATTTGAGGGAGTTAGCGTTGAAACTGTTGCGTTTTTTGGAGCAAAAGGAATTACAGAAGAGAACATTAATGTGTCTATTGGAGAACAAGGTCAGATTAAATTTTCTCATCATAAGAAAACGAATACAGTTTTGAAATCCCCTGATTTAACTTTAAACGTTTTTTCAAATGACAGTGCTGACGAACTACTCTTGAAAATTAAAACGAATACAAATATTCTTGACAACTTGGTTGAAATTAAAGCAGGGTTGCAAGCCTATGAAGTAGGAAAAGGGAATCCGAAACAAACAAGAGATGATGTAACAAACAGAATTTACGATTTCGATTACAAAGTTGATGAAAAAACATTTCCATACATAGAGGGAAAAGATGTTCAAAGGTATTATCAAGGGGAACATTCTTCATTCTTAAGATATGGAGATAATCTTGCCGCTTCCAGAAATTTCGAGATTTTTAGTAGCCCTAAAATAATTATAAGAGAGATTACAAGTCAGCACCCACATTCCATCATTTCTTGCTATTCAGAAGATATTGTCTTGTTCAATAGAAGCAATATTGCCATTAATCGAAAGGTAAACTCGAGCATAGAATTAAAGTATATTCTAGCCTTAATCAACTCTACTTTAATGTCATACTATTTTCAAATAAACACAGCCAAGGCTGTTAGGAAATTATTTCCTAAAATAATTCTTACAGACCTAAGGCAGTTTCCAATTAAGGTTATTTCAAAAAAGGAACAAAGTCCAATTATTAACCTTGTAAATAGTATTCAAAATATCAAAAAGCAAAATCCTCAAGCAAGCACTTTTGACCTTGAAACCCAAATCGACCAATTGGTCTACCAACTGTATGATTTAACCGAAGAAGAGATAAAAATTGTGGAGGAGAGCGTATCATGA
- a CDS encoding KilA-N domain-containing protein, whose amino-acid sequence MAKLTIKDTEINILKINETDYISLTDMLRAKDGSFFIADWLRNRNTLEYLGIWENLYNPEFNYGEFATIRNQAGLNSFKISVKEFVEKTKAISLQSKAGRYGGTYAHKDIAFEFGMWISPEFKIYLVREFQRLKEEEQKQLGWSAKRELAKINYHIHTDAIKQNLLPAELTAQQTSIVYASEADVLNIALFGKTAKQWRDANPELKGNLRDYSSINELICLSNMENINAVLINDGISQKDRLIRLNKIAIQQMKILASVGNKKFLK is encoded by the coding sequence ATGGCAAAGCTTACTATTAAGGACACCGAGATAAACATCCTAAAAATCAATGAAACCGATTACATTTCATTAACTGATATGCTGAGAGCAAAAGACGGTAGTTTTTTTATTGCCGATTGGCTTAGAAACAGGAATACACTCGAGTATCTTGGGATTTGGGAAAACTTGTACAATCCTGAGTTTAATTATGGCGAATTCGCCACAATTAGAAATCAAGCCGGATTGAATAGTTTTAAAATCAGCGTTAAAGAGTTTGTGGAAAAAACAAAAGCTATTAGTTTACAGTCCAAAGCCGGCAGATATGGCGGCACTTATGCTCATAAGGATATTGCATTTGAATTTGGAATGTGGATAAGTCCCGAATTTAAAATCTATTTGGTTAGGGAATTTCAGCGGCTCAAAGAAGAAGAGCAAAAGCAACTGGGATGGAGCGCTAAACGGGAATTGGCGAAAATCAATTACCATATTCACACGGATGCTATTAAGCAAAACCTGCTGCCTGCCGAACTCACTGCACAACAAACATCGATAGTTTACGCCAGCGAAGCCGATGTGTTGAATATTGCACTTTTTGGAAAAACAGCCAAACAATGGCGCGATGCCAATCCTGAATTAAAAGGAAACCTCCGCGACTATTCGTCAATCAACGAGCTGATCTGCTTGTCGAATATGGAAAACATAAATGCGGTACTCATCAATGATGGAATCTCTCAAAAAGACCGATTAATCCGGCTCAACAAAATTGCAATTCAACAAATGAAAATTCTTGCAAGTGTGGGTAACAAGAAATTCTTGAAATAA
- a CDS encoding glycosyltransferase family 4 protein: MKNAYIATYPPRQCGIGTFTRNLFNSMVASDIDEPHHKKSFIIAINDSEEELNYPEEVKLSIRQEFQEDYLVAAKYINMSGADCCILQHEFGVFGGKDGVYILPLLHQLDVPLIVTLHTVIQSPSFAQKEILQRICKMANRIVVMSYKAIEMLVEIYEVPREKIAYAEHGVPNFRYIQEEVKKEFKLEKKKVMLTFGFVGRNKGIETAIQALPKVVEKHPDVLYIVLGKTHPNVIRHSGEEYRLYLTQLIEDLKLEKNVVLLNKFATQEELFKYLYASDIYITPYLNEAQITSGTLAYAVGTGSAVVSTPYWHATELLSHGRGVLFDFGDTDELSNILIDLLDNPEKRLAIRKKALEHGRKITWPKIGSIYNDIVEKVVDEDIKIEKKEVIPFDISLLPAFSIEHVKRLTDDAGIIQHAKFGIPNLKEGYCLDDNSRALLMALMTYKVKKDTSALRLCPIYLSYIHYMQNPGGTFRNFMSFNRQFLDEVGSEDSFGRTIWAIGYMLDNSPNDSYYQIGRLIFDKATPVFDKLKSIRSIANTVTGVCHYLRSNMSDDVMIERLRKLTHVLVEHYEQNSHDNWNWFEQLLAYDNAILPLAMLHAAEILNEDAVRKVAFDSMHFLMDHTMRNGYLSVIGNEKWFKKDGERSVFAQQPIDAMGMVLMFRQAYNISNDKKYLSKLFKSFKWFLGENDLRMNLFNHETKGCFDGLESYGVNQNQGAESTLAYLISYLNVLKAQEDYYLKE, from the coding sequence ATGAAAAATGCTTATATTGCAACATATCCTCCCCGCCAATGTGGGATAGGGACTTTTACCAGAAATCTTTTCAATTCCATGGTGGCTTCGGATATTGATGAACCTCACCATAAAAAGAGTTTCATCATAGCCATCAACGATTCTGAGGAGGAGTTAAACTATCCCGAAGAGGTGAAGCTTTCCATTAGGCAAGAGTTTCAGGAAGATTATCTGGTTGCCGCAAAATACATAAACATGAGCGGTGCCGATTGTTGCATATTGCAGCATGAGTTTGGTGTTTTTGGTGGCAAGGACGGGGTGTATATTTTGCCCTTGCTCCACCAGTTGGATGTGCCGCTTATAGTAACACTGCACACCGTGATACAATCTCCCTCTTTCGCCCAGAAAGAAATACTGCAACGGATTTGTAAGATGGCCAACCGGATAGTGGTTATGAGCTACAAAGCAATAGAAATGCTTGTTGAGATTTATGAAGTCCCAAGAGAGAAGATTGCCTATGCAGAACATGGTGTGCCCAACTTCCGGTATATTCAGGAGGAGGTAAAGAAGGAGTTTAAGCTCGAAAAGAAAAAGGTCATGCTCACATTTGGCTTTGTTGGCCGAAACAAGGGTATTGAGACTGCCATACAAGCGCTGCCCAAGGTAGTCGAAAAGCATCCGGATGTTTTATATATTGTTTTGGGTAAAACCCATCCCAACGTAATCAGGCATTCGGGAGAGGAGTATCGTCTTTACTTAACCCAACTCATCGAAGACTTAAAACTTGAGAAAAATGTGGTTTTGCTCAACAAATTTGCAACACAAGAAGAGCTCTTTAAGTATTTGTATGCATCCGATATCTACATTACACCCTATTTAAATGAGGCACAGATAACCAGTGGAACGCTCGCTTATGCCGTGGGAACAGGCTCTGCAGTTGTCTCAACTCCCTACTGGCATGCTACTGAGCTATTGAGCCACGGCAGAGGTGTTCTCTTTGATTTCGGCGATACCGATGAGTTGTCAAACATTTTAATAGACCTGCTTGATAATCCCGAAAAGCGCCTTGCGATACGCAAGAAAGCTTTAGAGCACGGAAGAAAGATAACCTGGCCAAAAATTGGTTCCATCTACAATGACATAGTTGAAAAAGTAGTTGATGAAGATATTAAAATTGAAAAGAAAGAGGTTATCCCCTTCGATATTTCTCTTTTACCAGCGTTTTCTATTGAGCATGTAAAGCGTCTTACCGATGATGCCGGCATAATTCAACATGCGAAATTTGGAATACCCAACCTTAAAGAGGGCTATTGCCTTGACGATAATTCCAGGGCGCTGCTGATGGCTCTGATGACCTATAAAGTTAAAAAAGACACTTCTGCCCTTAGGTTGTGCCCGATCTATCTGAGTTACATTCATTATATGCAAAATCCCGGTGGCACTTTTAGAAACTTCATGAGCTTTAACAGGCAATTCCTCGACGAGGTAGGATCGGAAGATTCTTTTGGAAGAACGATTTGGGCAATTGGATATATGCTGGATAATTCACCTAACGACTCTTATTACCAAATTGGCAGACTTATTTTCGATAAAGCCACACCGGTTTTCGATAAGCTGAAATCCATTAGAAGCATTGCCAATACAGTAACAGGCGTTTGTCACTATTTAAGGAGTAATATGTCGGATGATGTGATGATCGAAAGACTGAGAAAGCTGACCCATGTTTTAGTTGAGCATTATGAGCAAAACTCACATGATAACTGGAATTGGTTTGAACAGCTATTGGCCTATGATAATGCCATACTTCCCTTAGCAATGCTCCATGCAGCTGAGATTTTGAATGAAGATGCTGTTAGAAAAGTTGCTTTCGATTCGATGCATTTTTTAATGGATCACACCATGCGTAATGGATACTTATCTGTTATTGGAAACGAAAAATGGTTTAAAAAAGATGGTGAACGATCTGTATTTGCCCAGCAGCCTATCGATGCTATGGGGATGGTTTTGATGTTTCGACAAGCCTACAATATCTCGAACGACAAAAAATATTTAAGTAAATTATTCAAATCCTTTAAATGGTTCCTGGGAGAAAATGATTTGCGAATGAATCTCTTTAACCATGAAACAAAAGGTTGTTTTGATGGCCTTGAGAGCTATGGCGTAAACCAAAATCAGGGAGCTGAAAGTACTTTGGCCTATTTAATTTCCTATTTAAATGTGTTGAAAGCACAAGAGGATTACTACCTTAAAGAATAA